The Paenibacillus sp. FSL W8-0426 region ATACTGAAGACAAACGAGGGGACCGGTTTGTGACAAGATTCAGGATTTCGGATAAAAAAATGTTTCTGCGACATAGATCCATCAGAAATATGTATCCAATACGTTCTTCCAGCTCCATTCGGCAGATGACAAATGGATGCTCTTCAGCCAAGGCATGCGTTCGATTACATCAGGTACACTCTCAATTAGGCTGTTGGAGATGTTCAAATATTTCAGCTTGGCCAACTTTTCCAGTTCGGGAGGAAGTTCCTTAATGGCAGTGTACGCAATATGAAGGCTTTCCAACTGGCTGAGCTCGCCAATTTCCGGAGGAATGCGATCCAATGCGATGTCCTGCTTCGGTTTGGGCTTCCAATCCGAATCTTGAATGAATGAAGTTCCGCAATATATGGTCAGATGCTTCAGTTTCTTTAGTCTGCGAATGTTTGCCGGAAGGCTTTCCAGATCTCCGGTCATGATGCTTAATTCCTCCAATGACGCAAGTTCAAACAATGCTTTCGGGAGCGTGAACAGATCCCGCTCGACAATCTCCAGGCTTTTTAACGCTTTCAATTCCCTGATACGGTCAGGTATAGCTTGGATCCCCATAGAACTGATCTCCAGACGATCCGTCTGATTTCGAATGGCGTCATCAAGTAGACGGTCCAGCTCCTCATGCCGTTTGAGCCTAAAGAAGAGCCCGGGAATTCGCTCCATGAGCTGAATCGCTTCTTCTTCGGAGATGCGCATGCCGAACATGTCTTCATGTGCGACGCTGAAGAAATAATCACTCCCGTCTTTTTGCAAAAAACAGAGATCATCCGGCAAATCGGGATAGAACCAGTCTTTGAAACGTCTGGCCTCCTGTTTCAGAATCTGTCCGGATTCCGGAGTGCAGCGAAAAATGTAGTACGTTCCCTCGGTATACATGGCCCCGCTGCGGAGCATCAATTCTTCCATCGAACATTTTTCGATCAGATACGGTTCCAGTTTGCTCAATACCTCGCTTACTCGTAAAGGCATTTCATCATAGTACCCCCGATCCACCAGCATAAAGCGATCCGTGCGCTTAATCAGCTCATCAATGAGCTGTTCATAGGCTTCATTCCTCGGGTCTGTATGAAACGGTATCATTGTCAACCTCCTATTCGAGTCCAATTCAAGCATTCTTTGCAGCAACAGGAGGACCGATCAATAATCAATCTCCTCCATCGTGCTCAGGTTCCTGTTCGATTGTTCCAGCATCTGCGTGAACGTCGGCGCCACGTAATAAACAAAGTCCGGGTCATGCACATAAACGATAACCTGGCCATATGTTCCCTGCTCCGTCGGATCGAAATCCAACATCAAATAGAGCGAACCTCCGGCAATGGTCGCAAACGGAACCCGTGATTGGTGGAAAAGATAAGGCCGGATTTCCGGGTCCAGTTTACCGATT contains the following coding sequences:
- a CDS encoding leucine-rich repeat domain-containing protein, with the protein product MIPFHTDPRNEAYEQLIDELIKRTDRFMLVDRGYYDEMPLRVSEVLSKLEPYLIEKCSMEELMLRSGAMYTEGTYYIFRCTPESGQILKQEARRFKDWFYPDLPDDLCFLQKDGSDYFFSVAHEDMFGMRISEEEAIQLMERIPGLFFRLKRHEELDRLLDDAIRNQTDRLEISSMGIQAIPDRIRELKALKSLEIVERDLFTLPKALFELASLEELSIMTGDLESLPANIRRLKKLKHLTIYCGTSFIQDSDWKPKPKQDIALDRIPPEIGELSQLESLHIAYTAIKELPPELEKLAKLKYLNISNSLIESVPDVIERMPWLKSIHLSSAEWSWKNVLDTYF